From Coffea arabica cultivar ET-39 chromosome 9c, Coffea Arabica ET-39 HiFi, whole genome shotgun sequence, one genomic window encodes:
- the LOC113707778 gene encoding accelerated cell death 11-like, whose amino-acid sequence MAINPHMEGKPLRQMSEAFKALSDSLNSQNSLDEAHLGVGPFSQACSLVSPLFRCLGIAFKFAEMDYVAKVDDLAETSKSVATLQVMMERDIEANCVRKAGSHTRNLLRVKRGLDMVKVLFEQILSSNGNSLKDPASTAYAQVFAPYHAWAIRKAVAAGMYALPTRAQLLKKLNEDEISAKTKMQIYIDSVAPIILYVDKLFTSRDLGIDW is encoded by the exons ATGGCGATCAATCCTCATATGGAAGGGAAGCCGCTGAGGCAGATGTCGGAGGCCTTCAAAGCCCTGTCCGATAGTCTGAATTCCCAAAATAGCCTCGATGAAGCCCACCTCGGAGTCGGTCCCTTCTCCCAGGCTTGCTCTCTCGTCTCCCCTCTCTTTCGTTGTCTTGGAATCGCTTTCAAATTTGCGGAAATGGACTATGTCGCCAAA GTGGATGATCTGGCAGAGACATCTAAATCAGTTGCAACTTTACAAGTCATGATGGAGAGGGACATCGAAGCAAATTGTGTCAGGAAGGCAGGAAGTCATACTAGGAACTTGTTAAGAGTGAAGCGCGGACTGGATATGGTCAAAGTTTTATTTGAACAGATTTTATCATCAAA TGGAAATTCCCTGAAGGATCCAGCTTCAACAGCTTATGCACAGGTATTTGCTCCATACCATGCATGGGCTATTAGGAAAGCTGTGGCGGCGGGGATGTATGCGCTTCCTACAAGGGCTCAACTACTGAAGAAACTCAATGAAGATG AAATCTCAGCAAAGACAAAGATGCAAATTTATATAGACTCAGTTGCCCCTATCATCTTGTACGTTGACAAACTCTTCACATCTCGAGATCTGGGTATAGATTGGTAA